A genomic segment from Actinoplanes sichuanensis encodes:
- the dcd gene encoding dCTP deaminase — protein MLLSDRDLVSEIKSGGLSLEPFEPSLMQPSSVDVRLDRFFRVFNNHLYTHIDPAEQQDELTAPVEVEDGQPFVLHPGEFVLASTLEVITLGQDLAARLEGKSSLGRLGLLTHSTAGFIDPGFSGHVTLELSNVANLPIKLWPGMKIGQLCIFRLSSPAEHPYGSAVYGSRYQGQRGPTASRSALNFRTWPTH, from the coding sequence ATGCTGCTCTCCGACCGTGACCTGGTCTCGGAAATCAAGTCCGGTGGCCTCTCGCTGGAGCCGTTCGAGCCGTCGCTCATGCAGCCGTCCAGCGTCGACGTTCGGCTGGATCGGTTCTTCCGGGTGTTCAACAACCACCTGTACACCCACATCGACCCGGCCGAGCAGCAGGATGAGCTGACCGCCCCGGTCGAGGTGGAGGATGGTCAGCCGTTCGTGTTGCATCCGGGTGAGTTCGTGCTGGCGTCCACGCTTGAGGTGATCACTCTCGGGCAGGATCTCGCCGCCCGGCTCGAGGGCAAGAGCAGTCTCGGGCGACTCGGCCTGCTCACCCACTCGACCGCCGGGTTCATCGACCCGGGGTTCTCGGGGCACGTGACGCTGGAACTCTCCAACGTGGCCAACCTGCCGATCAAGCTCTGGCCGGGGATGAAGATCGGGCAGCTGTGCATCTTCCGGCTGTCCAGCCCGGCTGAGCACCCATACGGTTCGGCCGTTTACGGATCCCGCTACCAGGGGCAGCGCGGGCCGACGGCGAGCCGTTCGGCGCTCAACTTCCGCACCTGGCCGACGCACTGA
- a CDS encoding acyl-CoA dehydrogenase has protein sequence MTHYKSNLRDLQFNLFEVFGAEKSLGQAPFDEFDLESARDVLVEVDRLAREDLAASYTDADRNPPVFDPATNTAPLPESFKKSYETFMASEFWRLDLPTGLGGTPAPRSLVWAVAEQILGANAPVWMYSSGPSFANVTWTEGTEEQKEWAKLFVEKQWGSTMVLTEPDAGSDVGAGRARAIPQPDGSWHIEGVKRFITSGEHDLSENIIHYVLARPVGVEGVGGPGTKGLSLFIVPKYHFDPATGELGERNGVYATNVEHKMGLKVSNTCEMTFGEHGTPAKGWLLGEVHQGIRQMFMIIENARMMVGTKAIATLSTGYLNALEYAKNRVQGADLVQNTDKAAPRVTITHHPDVRRSLMLQKSYAEALRALVIYTATWQDKVAIAQAAGDEKTAKIASHVNDFLLPLVKGVGSERAYELLGAESLQTFGGSGFLQDYPLEQYVRDAKIDTLYEGTTAIQSLDLIFRKIVKDGGRTLGTVAAEIQGFIESEAGNGQLKNERLALGKALTEMQNILGVTLGWLQAVQNGEAREMYKIGLSSRRILLALGDVVLAWLLLRQAEVALTALNGEVSEADKKFYTGKVAAARFFVAEILPRIGADRRIIENTTLDLMDLDEDAF, from the coding sequence ATGACGCACTACAAGAGCAACCTTCGTGACCTCCAGTTCAACCTGTTCGAGGTCTTCGGAGCAGAGAAGTCGCTCGGCCAGGCGCCGTTCGACGAGTTCGACCTGGAGTCCGCGCGCGACGTGCTCGTGGAGGTCGACCGGCTGGCCCGTGAGGACCTGGCCGCCAGCTACACCGACGCGGACCGCAACCCACCGGTCTTCGACCCCGCGACGAACACCGCGCCGCTGCCGGAGTCGTTCAAGAAGTCCTACGAGACGTTCATGGCGTCCGAGTTCTGGCGGCTCGACCTGCCGACCGGCCTCGGTGGCACCCCGGCGCCGCGGAGCCTCGTCTGGGCCGTGGCCGAGCAGATCCTCGGGGCCAACGCCCCCGTCTGGATGTACTCGTCCGGTCCGTCCTTCGCCAACGTGACCTGGACCGAGGGCACCGAGGAGCAGAAGGAGTGGGCCAAGCTCTTCGTCGAGAAGCAGTGGGGCTCCACCATGGTCCTCACCGAGCCGGACGCCGGCTCGGACGTCGGTGCCGGCCGCGCCCGCGCCATCCCGCAGCCGGACGGCTCGTGGCACATCGAGGGCGTCAAGCGCTTCATCACCTCGGGCGAGCACGACCTGAGCGAGAACATCATCCACTACGTCCTGGCCCGCCCGGTGGGCGTCGAGGGCGTGGGCGGTCCCGGTACGAAGGGGCTGTCGCTCTTCATCGTGCCGAAGTACCACTTCGACCCGGCCACCGGTGAGCTCGGTGAGCGCAACGGCGTCTACGCCACCAATGTCGAGCACAAGATGGGCCTCAAGGTCTCCAACACGTGCGAGATGACCTTCGGTGAGCACGGCACCCCGGCCAAGGGCTGGCTGCTCGGCGAGGTGCACCAGGGCATCCGGCAGATGTTCATGATCATTGAGAACGCCCGGATGATGGTCGGCACCAAGGCGATCGCCACCCTGTCCACCGGTTACCTCAACGCGCTGGAGTACGCGAAGAACCGCGTACAGGGCGCCGACCTGGTGCAGAACACCGACAAGGCCGCGCCGCGGGTGACCATCACCCACCACCCGGACGTACGCCGTTCGCTGATGCTCCAGAAGTCGTACGCCGAGGCCCTCCGCGCCCTGGTCATCTACACCGCGACCTGGCAGGACAAGGTCGCCATCGCGCAGGCCGCGGGCGACGAGAAGACCGCGAAGATCGCCAGCCACGTCAACGACTTCCTGCTGCCGCTGGTCAAGGGCGTCGGGTCGGAGCGGGCGTACGAGCTGCTCGGCGCCGAGTCGCTGCAGACCTTCGGCGGTTCCGGCTTCCTCCAGGACTACCCGCTGGAGCAGTACGTCCGGGACGCGAAGATCGACACCCTCTACGAGGGCACCACCGCGATCCAGAGCCTCGACCTGATCTTCCGCAAGATCGTCAAGGACGGCGGGCGTACGCTCGGCACCGTCGCCGCCGAGATCCAGGGCTTCATCGAGAGCGAGGCCGGCAACGGTCAGCTCAAGAACGAGCGGCTCGCCCTCGGCAAGGCGCTCACCGAGATGCAGAACATCCTGGGCGTGACCCTGGGCTGGCTGCAGGCCGTGCAGAACGGCGAGGCCCGGGAGATGTACAAGATCGGCCTGAGCTCGCGCCGGATCCTGCTCGCCCTCGGCGACGTGGTCCTCGCGTGGCTGCTGCTGCGCCAGGCCGAGGTCGCCCTGACCGCGCTGAACGGCGAGGTCTCCGAGGCGGACAAGAAGTTCTACACCGGCAAGGTGGCCGCGGCCCGCTTCTTCGTCGCGGAGATCCTGCCGCGGATCGGCGCCGACCGCCGGATCATCGAGAACACCACCCTCGACCTGATGGACCTGGACGAGGACGCGTTCTGA
- a CDS encoding YciI family protein, with product MISTYLKPLDEVDAARADHLAFVDELEKTGYAVTAGRMDPPTGGIILLDVDTEAEAQELMATDPYVVRGLAGYTATGWHPTRGALAGYQRAR from the coding sequence ATGATTTCGACGTACCTGAAGCCGCTCGACGAGGTCGACGCGGCCCGTGCCGACCACCTGGCCTTCGTCGACGAGCTGGAGAAGACGGGCTACGCGGTCACCGCGGGCCGGATGGACCCGCCGACCGGCGGCATCATCCTGCTGGACGTGGACACCGAGGCCGAGGCGCAGGAGCTGATGGCCACCGACCCGTATGTGGTGCGGGGCCTGGCCGGCTACACCGCGACCGGCTGGCACCCGACCCGGGGCGCTCTCGCCGGCTACCAGCGGGCCCGCTAG
- a CDS encoding PP2C family protein-serine/threonine phosphatase, which yields MLFGGTMPTFMAGRRPLSPGNRAGIGAALVLLAVVSAVESTEPGVDYVGLLAAVPFLAAVFAVWQLVLGTGVVATMVGAVFVGLAGPNVGMAGLVNLMGIVLATGVAAAGATIRQRQAEKIAELLRLAAVAQQAVLRPIGPQVGALAVAGRYISATAAADIGGDLYEALNTPYGVRIIIGDVRGKGLDAVRLASIVLGSYRHVAYERADLKSIVQDLDRAVARSVGDEDFVTAALVEERGGTLTIVNCGHPAPLLLRRGQVIPLEPPAPAPPLGFMPEVKARVERLEPGDRLLLFTDGLGEARRDGEFFPTADRAWRLLGHGTVGDGLASLETALVDWVHGRLEDDIALVLLEYAGPDGGAAVSVPSWEVGAAGS from the coding sequence ATGCTGTTCGGCGGAACCATGCCTACTTTCATGGCGGGACGACGCCCGCTGAGCCCAGGGAACCGCGCCGGGATCGGCGCGGCCCTCGTGCTGCTCGCCGTCGTGTCCGCCGTGGAGTCGACCGAGCCCGGCGTGGACTATGTCGGTCTGCTGGCGGCGGTGCCGTTCCTGGCCGCGGTCTTCGCCGTCTGGCAGTTGGTCCTGGGGACCGGCGTGGTCGCCACGATGGTCGGGGCGGTCTTCGTCGGGCTGGCCGGTCCGAATGTCGGCATGGCCGGCCTGGTCAACCTGATGGGCATCGTGCTGGCCACCGGCGTGGCCGCCGCCGGTGCCACGATCCGCCAGCGGCAGGCCGAGAAGATCGCCGAGCTGCTACGGCTGGCGGCGGTGGCCCAGCAGGCGGTGCTGCGACCGATCGGGCCGCAGGTGGGCGCGCTGGCGGTGGCCGGCCGGTACATCTCGGCGACGGCTGCGGCGGACATCGGAGGCGACCTCTACGAGGCCCTCAACACGCCTTACGGCGTTCGGATCATCATCGGGGACGTACGGGGTAAGGGCCTCGACGCGGTACGCCTGGCGAGCATCGTGCTCGGTTCGTATCGGCATGTCGCGTACGAGCGGGCCGATCTGAAGTCGATCGTGCAGGATCTGGACCGGGCGGTGGCCCGCAGTGTCGGCGATGAGGATTTCGTCACAGCGGCTCTGGTCGAGGAGCGCGGCGGCACCCTGACGATCGTCAACTGTGGACATCCGGCGCCGCTGCTGCTGCGGCGGGGTCAGGTCATTCCGCTGGAGCCGCCCGCGCCGGCACCGCCTCTCGGTTTCATGCCGGAGGTCAAGGCGCGGGTGGAGCGTCTGGAGCCGGGCGACCGGCTGCTGCTGTTCACCGACGGGCTGGGCGAGGCGCGGCGGGACGGTGAGTTCTTTCCGACCGCCGACCGTGCGTGGCGCCTGCTGGGCCACGGCACGGTCGGGGACGGTCTCGCGTCGCTGGAGACGGCCCTGGTCGACTGGGTCCATGGGCGTCTCGAGGACGACATCGCGTTGGTTCTGCTGGAGTACGCCGGTCCGGACGGCGGCGCTGCCGTCTCGGTGCCGAGCTGGGAAGTCGGAGCCGCGGGCAGCTGA
- a CDS encoding YcxB family protein, producing the protein MQIQITAVADPALIAAATRHGLRRPVLAARLAGWAFLLVAVLLLGVTGDLSPGLLTGGAALAVIVPVVLLNHTARGLRAGRLTTYEISEGGVASSDSEVRHAYAWRAVRSVEQLSGQLLFRLRGTRFLPVPTAGLSPAQIEQVLGAASANGLPVRRNTH; encoded by the coding sequence GTGCAGATCCAGATCACCGCGGTTGCCGACCCGGCATTGATCGCCGCCGCCACCAGGCACGGCCTCCGCCGCCCGGTCCTCGCCGCCCGCCTCGCCGGATGGGCGTTCCTGCTGGTCGCGGTGCTTCTGCTGGGCGTCACCGGGGACCTCAGCCCGGGTCTTCTAACCGGGGGCGCGGCGCTCGCCGTGATCGTGCCGGTGGTCCTGCTCAACCACACCGCGCGTGGCCTGCGCGCCGGGCGGCTCACCACCTACGAGATCAGCGAGGGCGGGGTCGCCAGCTCGGACTCGGAGGTTCGGCACGCGTACGCCTGGCGGGCCGTCCGGTCGGTCGAACAACTCTCCGGGCAGTTGCTCTTCCGACTGCGCGGCACCCGATTCCTGCCGGTTCCGACGGCCGGGCTGAGCCCGGCACAGATCGAACAGGTCCTCGGCGCGGCGTCCGCGAACGGGCTTCCGGTCCGACGAAACACCCATTAG
- a CDS encoding phosphoribosyltransferase: MTDDLRDLLRSAFRWTDLGPGHDYMVSDRSGWWRDPRILDGLGPALADLFRADRPTVVVSPEVTGFMVGPLVARALGVGFVEAYRAGARRAIAEPMIWADVPSDHRGDVQRLGVREKLIGPGDRALVVDDWAATGAQARGLRELLGSRYLGTAVIVDECPPEVSAELVIRTLLTGMDLDP; the protein is encoded by the coding sequence GTGACCGACGATCTCCGTGATCTTCTCCGATCCGCCTTCCGCTGGACCGACCTCGGCCCCGGCCACGACTACATGGTCAGCGACCGCTCCGGATGGTGGCGTGACCCGCGCATCCTGGACGGTCTCGGACCGGCCCTCGCCGACCTGTTCCGAGCCGACCGGCCGACCGTCGTGGTCTCGCCGGAGGTGACCGGATTCATGGTCGGGCCCCTGGTGGCACGGGCGCTCGGGGTGGGGTTCGTGGAGGCGTACCGGGCCGGGGCGCGCCGGGCCATCGCCGAGCCGATGATCTGGGCCGACGTGCCCTCGGACCACCGCGGCGACGTGCAGCGCCTGGGCGTACGGGAGAAACTGATCGGCCCCGGCGACCGCGCCCTCGTCGTCGACGACTGGGCGGCCACCGGGGCTCAGGCTCGTGGCCTGCGCGAACTTCTCGGATCGAGGTACCTGGGCACGGCCGTGATCGTCGACGAGTGCCCGCCCGAGGTGTCGGCCGAGCTGGTGATCAGGACCCTGCTGACCGGAATGGACCTGGACCCGTAA
- a CDS encoding pyridoxamine 5'-phosphate oxidase family protein — protein MASWSDFAAAEPALADGIRALLQQYGPGMGYLATIRPDGGPRVHPVSPVFTADGLYCFIVDSPKRRDLERDGRYALHAYPPEDNDDEATLTGRAVPVRDTRVIAHLAGTLHASPDVDWRLFELTIETAMLRRHGPAGALPLAATPFLPAYAQTWQAPHPKPNLLAVAS, from the coding sequence ATGGCTTCCTGGTCCGATTTCGCCGCCGCCGAGCCGGCGCTCGCCGACGGCATCCGTGCGCTCCTGCAGCAGTACGGCCCCGGCATGGGCTACCTGGCAACCATCCGCCCAGACGGCGGTCCACGCGTCCACCCGGTCTCCCCGGTCTTCACAGCCGACGGTCTCTACTGCTTCATCGTCGACTCCCCGAAACGCCGAGACCTGGAGCGCGACGGGCGTTACGCCCTGCACGCCTACCCACCGGAGGACAACGACGACGAGGCCACCCTGACCGGCCGGGCAGTCCCGGTCCGAGACACCCGGGTGATCGCGCACCTGGCCGGCACCTTGCACGCCTCTCCAGACGTCGATTGGCGCCTGTTCGAGCTGACGATCGAGACAGCCATGCTCCGCCGCCACGGCCCAGCCGGAGCGCTACCACTGGCCGCCACCCCGTTCCTGCCGGCCTACGCCCAGACCTGGCAGGCCCCCCACCCGAAACCCAACCTGTTAGCCGTGGCCAGCTGA
- a CDS encoding LamG domain-containing protein — MSAFSAPVTPGRIRIAGSPFEVRYDFDAGVGRPIADVEGGHELRPLGQNGGALRLVPQGSGLAVAYPDRCTLPRERDCPRAILEGFRDDSLNPGRRSMRYGASVRMTYADLADGSNVLQKGYSVGGVSQYKLQVDHRQGHPSCVIAGARGGIYRAEPWINVADGRWHDLECRRTLNRLIMVVDGAPRAWVPLPPQLSIANAEPLRIGGKGPAPGNDQFAGAIDDVFITIGD; from the coding sequence GTGAGTGCCTTCTCCGCGCCGGTCACACCCGGCCGGATCCGCATCGCCGGGTCGCCGTTCGAGGTCCGGTACGACTTCGACGCCGGTGTCGGCCGGCCCATCGCCGACGTCGAAGGCGGGCACGAACTGCGGCCCCTCGGGCAGAACGGGGGCGCGCTCCGGCTCGTACCCCAGGGCTCCGGTCTTGCCGTCGCCTACCCGGACCGATGCACGCTGCCGCGCGAACGGGATTGCCCCCGCGCGATCCTGGAGGGCTTCCGCGACGACAGCCTCAACCCCGGACGGCGATCCATGCGGTACGGGGCGTCGGTGCGGATGACCTACGCGGACCTCGCCGACGGGTCCAACGTGCTGCAGAAGGGCTACTCGGTCGGTGGGGTCAGCCAGTACAAACTCCAGGTCGACCACCGGCAGGGCCATCCCAGCTGTGTGATCGCCGGAGCCCGGGGCGGAATCTACCGAGCCGAACCGTGGATCAACGTGGCCGACGGCCGATGGCACGACCTGGAATGCCGCCGAACCCTGAACCGCCTGATCATGGTCGTCGACGGCGCCCCGCGAGCCTGGGTGCCGCTGCCACCCCAGCTCTCGATCGCAAACGCCGAGCCCCTACGAATCGGCGGAAAGGGCCCGGCCCCCGGAAACGACCAGTTCGCCGGAGCAATAGACGACGTCTTCATCACCATCGGCGACTGA